In Methylobacterium aquaticum, the following are encoded in one genomic region:
- the ugpB gene encoding sn-glycerol-3-phosphate ABC transporter substrate-binding protein UgpB yields MAPTTTIRIALAGLGLALAATPALAVTELQWWHAMTGANNDAVNRLADEFNASQGDYKVVPTYKGNYGETLNAGIAAFRAGTAPHIMQVFEVGTATMMSAKGAIKPVYQLMKDAGEPFDPNAYLPAITGYYSTTKGEMLSFPFNSSSMVMWVNTDALKSIGLSEPPKTWPDLFAAAKKLTQNGFPNCGFSTTWVTWLNIEQLSAWHNVPVATKANGMDGLDTTLEINGPLQVKHLGNLAEAQKDKTFDYSGRYDSGFGRFTAGECPIMFGSSGSYGNVKGAAKFAWASAPMPYYPDMPGAPQNSIIGGASLWVMGGKKPDEYKGVAKFFAFLSDTDRQAKLHQTTGYMPITKAAYEKSKADGFYAKNPALETPIKELTNKPPTENSRGLRLGNLPQMRDLWAEEIEATLAGKKTAKQALDEAATRGNAMLRQFEKQAGR; encoded by the coding sequence ATGGCCCCCACCACGACCATCCGCATCGCGCTCGCGGGCTTAGGCCTGGCGCTCGCCGCCACCCCGGCGCTCGCCGTCACCGAGCTGCAATGGTGGCACGCGATGACGGGCGCCAACAACGACGCCGTCAACCGCCTCGCCGACGAGTTCAACGCGAGCCAGGGCGACTACAAGGTCGTGCCGACCTACAAGGGCAATTACGGCGAGACGCTGAATGCCGGCATCGCCGCCTTCCGCGCCGGCACCGCACCGCACATCATGCAGGTGTTCGAGGTCGGCACCGCCACGATGATGTCGGCCAAGGGCGCGATCAAGCCGGTCTACCAGCTGATGAAGGATGCCGGCGAGCCGTTCGACCCGAACGCCTACCTGCCGGCGATCACCGGCTACTACTCGACGACCAAGGGCGAGATGCTCTCGTTCCCGTTCAACTCGTCGTCGATGGTGATGTGGGTCAACACCGACGCGCTGAAGTCGATCGGCCTCTCGGAGCCGCCGAAGACCTGGCCGGACCTGTTCGCCGCGGCCAAGAAGCTGACGCAGAACGGCTTCCCGAATTGCGGCTTCTCGACCACCTGGGTCACCTGGCTCAACATCGAGCAGCTCTCGGCCTGGCACAACGTCCCCGTCGCCACCAAGGCCAACGGCATGGACGGCCTCGACACCACGCTCGAGATCAACGGGCCGCTCCAGGTCAAGCACCTCGGCAACCTGGCCGAGGCGCAGAAGGACAAGACCTTCGATTACTCCGGCCGCTACGACAGCGGCTTCGGCCGCTTCACCGCCGGCGAATGCCCGATCATGTTCGGCTCGTCCGGCTCCTACGGCAACGTCAAGGGCGCGGCCAAGTTCGCCTGGGCCTCGGCGCCGATGCCCTACTATCCCGACATGCCGGGCGCGCCGCAGAACAGCATCATCGGCGGCGCCTCCTTGTGGGTGATGGGCGGCAAGAAGCCCGACGAGTACAAGGGCGTGGCGAAGTTCTTCGCCTTCCTGTCCGACACCGACCGGCAGGCCAAGCTCCACCAGACCACCGGCTACATGCCGATCACCAAGGCGGCCTACGAGAAGTCGAAGGCGGACGGCTTCTACGCCAAGAACCCGGCGCTCGAGACGCCGATCAAGGAGCTGACCAACAAGCCGCCGACCGAGAATTCCCGCGGCCTGCGTCTCGGCAACCTGCCGCAGATGCGCGACCTGTGGGCCGAGGAGATCGAGGCGACACTGGCCGGCAAGAAGACCGCCAAGCAGGCCCTCGACGAGGCGGCGACCCGCGGCAACGCGATGCTGCGCCAGTTCGAGAAGCAGGCCGGACGGTAA
- a CDS encoding FAS1-like dehydratase domain-containing protein has product MPEIDIDHLRGWIGRTREVEDIVTPRLVAEYRATLAPHLAPAGEGEAPLALHWCLGPETPAAGSLGPDGHAAKGGFLPPVPLPRRMWAGGEVETLAPLRIGDRVVRRETVSDVAVKVGRTGTLCFVTVRHDYETERGLAIRDRQDIVYREASRPGDAAPPPKPAPAEDDAAWSVEADPVLLFRYSAMTFNGHRFHYDHPYATRVEGYAGLVVHGPMQASLLLNLAAARLGRVPARFRYRGVAPMIAGSRFAVAGRREGEAFHAWTAVGGTVHMEAEAEG; this is encoded by the coding sequence ATGCCCGAGATCGACATCGACCATCTTCGCGGCTGGATCGGCCGCACCCGGGAGGTCGAGGACATCGTGACGCCGCGCCTCGTGGCCGAGTACCGGGCGACGCTGGCGCCCCACCTCGCCCCGGCAGGGGAGGGCGAGGCGCCGCTGGCGCTCCACTGGTGCCTCGGCCCCGAGACCCCGGCCGCCGGTTCGCTCGGGCCCGACGGCCACGCGGCGAAGGGCGGGTTCCTGCCGCCGGTGCCGCTGCCGCGGCGGATGTGGGCCGGCGGCGAGGTCGAGACCCTGGCCCCGTTGCGCATCGGCGACCGGGTGGTGCGGCGCGAGACCGTTTCGGACGTGGCGGTGAAGGTCGGGCGCACCGGCACGCTCTGCTTCGTCACCGTGCGGCACGATTACGAGACCGAGCGGGGTCTGGCGATCCGCGACCGGCAGGACATCGTCTATCGCGAGGCGAGCCGGCCGGGCGATGCCGCCCCGCCGCCCAAACCCGCCCCGGCGGAGGATGACGCCGCGTGGTCGGTCGAGGCCGATCCGGTGCTGCTGTTCCGCTACTCGGCCATGACCTTCAACGGCCACCGCTTCCACTACGACCACCCCTACGCGACGCGGGTCGAGGGCTATGCCGGCCTCGTCGTGCATGGGCCGATGCAGGCGAGCCTGCTCCTCAACCTCGCGGCCGCGCGCCTCGGCCGGGTGCCGGCCCGGTTCCGCTACCGCGGCGTCGCGCCGATGATCGCCGGATCGCGCTTCGCCGTGGCGGGCCGGCGCGAGGGCGAGGCGTTCCACGCCTGGACGGCCGTCGGCGGCACCGTCCACATGGAGGCGGAGGCCGAGGGCTAG
- a CDS encoding type 1 glutamine amidotransferase domain-containing protein encodes MPSITQAKILIMATDGFEQSELEVPKAKLAEAGAQVTVAAPQSRQKPDSIRGWDETDWGRPVAVDADIESIDASAYDALVLPGGQINPDKLRLEPKALEILRSFLASGKVVAAICHAPWLLVEVGAAKGRKMTSYASIKTDVINAGAEWHDLPVVTDKGIVTSRNPGDLDAFSAKIIEEVQEGRHDRAA; translated from the coding sequence ATGCCGAGCATCACCCAGGCCAAAATCCTCATCATGGCGACCGACGGCTTCGAGCAATCCGAGCTCGAGGTGCCGAAGGCCAAGCTCGCGGAAGCCGGCGCGCAGGTGACGGTGGCCGCCCCGCAATCGCGCCAGAAGCCGGACAGCATCCGCGGCTGGGACGAGACCGACTGGGGCCGCCCGGTGGCGGTGGATGCCGACATCGAGAGCATCGACGCCTCGGCCTACGACGCCCTGGTGCTGCCCGGCGGCCAGATCAACCCGGACAAGCTGCGCCTGGAGCCGAAGGCCCTGGAGATCCTGCGCAGCTTCCTGGCGAGCGGCAAGGTCGTCGCCGCGATCTGCCACGCGCCCTGGCTGCTGGTCGAGGTCGGCGCCGCCAAGGGCCGCAAGATGACGTCCTACGCCTCGATCAAGACCGACGTGATCAATGCCGGCGCCGAGTGGCACGACCTGCCCGTGGTCACCGACAAGGGCATCGTGACCAGCCGCAACCCGGGCGACCTCGACGCCTTCTCGGCCAAGATCATCGAGGAGGTCCAGGAGGGCCGCCACGACCGGGCGGCGTGA
- a CDS encoding DUF6496 domain-containing protein yields MASPKSTHRTTHKTTDAQKGTIARVMHEFKEGELERSDGEPVTDRRQAIAIALREAGASNQESPSENRTNFRRTRAKERDTRSHATRAALYDEAKRRDIKGRSRMSRDELERALNR; encoded by the coding sequence ATGGCCTCCCCCAAGTCCACCCACAGGACCACTCACAAGACCACGGACGCCCAGAAGGGCACGATCGCCCGGGTGATGCACGAGTTCAAGGAGGGCGAACTGGAGCGCAGCGACGGCGAGCCGGTGACCGACCGGCGCCAGGCCATCGCTATCGCGTTGCGCGAGGCCGGCGCCTCCAACCAGGAGAGCCCGTCCGAGAACCGGACGAATTTCCGCCGCACCCGCGCCAAGGAGCGCGACACGCGGTCCCATGCGACCCGCGCCGCCCTCTACGACGAGGCGAAGCGCCGCGACATCAAGGGCCGCTCGCGCATGAGCCGGGACGAACTGGAGCGGGCCCTCAACCGTTGA
- a CDS encoding elongation factor G, whose protein sequence is MAAQHRCIAIVGPFQSGKTALLEALLHRAGTIDRPGRVGARIGDTSPEARAHGMSVEPAFATARFLGEAFTFVDCPGSIEFAHDLRAVLPACDAAVVVCEADERKLPALELCLRELETAGIPRLLFINKAETAPGSLRDALALLQPASRVPLLLRQIPLMEGEAAVGFIDLALERAFIWREQAPSEVVALPDGELPREKAERYTMLERLADHDDALMEDLIAEVEPQADRVFSDLASELRRGQVVSVLFGSAEHGHGITRLLKALRHEAPGLAETRARLGVADEGAPLVQVMKTLHTGFGGKLSVGRVLRGAIREGEAVTGSGGGTARVAALTQLAGATGHRVPEAQAGEVAGFAKLDCVATAETLATGAAAPEALAELTAPDPVHALALRVRDRKDDVRLSAALTKLAEEDPALIVEHRAELGDLRLSGQGEMHLRVAVERLGSRFGIGVETEPARVAYRETIRGPAEARARHKKQTGGHGQFADVALAVRPLPRGEGFVFEDEVVGGAVPRQYVASVEAGARAFTARGPLGFPVVDLAVTLRDGAAHAVDSSDAAFQAATRLALEEALAKAGPVLLEPVLAVSMAVPSGATAKATGLVTARRGQILGFDARPGWSGWDVVEALIPEAEMTDLIVELRSATAGVGTFTTRFDHRAELTGRPADAVLACQPVRKAG, encoded by the coding sequence GTGGCTGCGCAGCACAGGTGCATCGCGATCGTCGGTCCGTTCCAGAGCGGCAAGACCGCCCTGCTCGAGGCCCTCCTCCATCGCGCCGGCACGATCGACCGGCCCGGGCGCGTCGGCGCCCGGATCGGCGACACCTCGCCCGAGGCGCGGGCGCACGGCATGAGCGTCGAGCCCGCCTTCGCCACCGCGCGCTTCCTGGGCGAGGCCTTCACCTTCGTCGATTGTCCGGGCTCGATCGAGTTCGCGCACGACCTGCGGGCGGTGCTGCCGGCCTGCGACGCCGCGGTCGTGGTCTGCGAGGCCGACGAGCGCAAGCTGCCGGCCCTGGAACTGTGCCTGCGCGAGCTCGAGACCGCCGGCATCCCGCGCCTCCTGTTCATCAACAAGGCCGAGACCGCGCCGGGCAGCCTGCGCGATGCGCTCGCCCTGCTCCAGCCCGCCTCGCGGGTGCCGCTCCTCCTGCGCCAGATCCCCCTGATGGAGGGCGAGGCGGCGGTCGGCTTCATCGATCTCGCGCTGGAGCGCGCCTTCATCTGGCGCGAGCAGGCCCCGAGCGAGGTGGTGGCCCTGCCCGACGGCGAGCTGCCGCGGGAGAAGGCCGAGCGCTACACCATGCTGGAGCGCCTGGCCGACCACGACGACGCGCTCATGGAAGACCTGATCGCCGAGGTGGAGCCGCAGGCCGACCGGGTCTTTTCCGATCTCGCGAGCGAGCTGCGCCGGGGCCAGGTGGTCTCGGTGCTGTTCGGCTCGGCCGAGCACGGGCATGGCATCACCCGCCTGTTGAAGGCACTGCGGCACGAGGCGCCGGGCCTCGCCGAGACCCGGGCGCGCCTCGGCGTGGCGGACGAGGGCGCGCCGCTCGTCCAGGTGATGAAGACCCTGCATACCGGCTTTGGCGGCAAGCTCTCGGTCGGCCGGGTGCTGCGCGGGGCGATCCGCGAGGGCGAGGCGGTGACGGGGTCGGGCGGCGGCACCGCCCGGGTGGCGGCGCTGACCCAGCTAGCGGGCGCCACGGGCCACCGGGTGCCGGAGGCGCAGGCGGGCGAGGTCGCGGGATTCGCCAAGCTCGATTGCGTCGCCACCGCCGAGACCCTGGCGACCGGGGCCGCGGCGCCGGAGGCCCTGGCCGAGTTGACGGCGCCGGACCCGGTCCACGCCCTGGCGCTCAGGGTGCGCGACCGCAAGGACGACGTGCGGCTCTCGGCGGCGCTGACCAAGCTCGCCGAGGAGGACCCGGCGCTCATCGTCGAGCACCGTGCCGAACTCGGCGACCTGCGCCTGTCGGGCCAGGGCGAGATGCACCTGCGGGTCGCGGTGGAGCGCCTGGGGTCGCGCTTCGGCATCGGGGTCGAGACCGAACCGGCACGGGTGGCCTATCGCGAGACGATCCGCGGGCCCGCCGAGGCGCGGGCGCGGCACAAGAAGCAGACCGGCGGCCACGGCCAGTTCGCCGACGTGGCGCTCGCGGTGCGGCCGCTGCCCCGGGGCGAGGGGTTCGTCTTCGAGGACGAGGTGGTGGGCGGCGCGGTGCCGCGCCAGTACGTCGCCTCGGTCGAGGCCGGGGCCCGGGCCTTCACCGCGAGGGGGCCGCTCGGCTTCCCGGTGGTCGACCTCGCGGTGACGCTCAGGGACGGCGCCGCCCACGCGGTCGATTCGTCGGACGCCGCCTTCCAGGCCGCGACCCGCCTGGCGCTGGAGGAGGCCCTCGCCAAGGCCGGGCCGGTGCTGCTGGAGCCGGTCCTGGCGGTGTCGATGGCGGTGCCGAGCGGCGCCACCGCCAAGGCCACCGGCCTCGTCACCGCCCGCCGCGGCCAGATCCTCGGCTTCGACGCCCGGCCCGGCTGGTCGGGCTGGGACGTCGTCGAGGCCCTGATCCCGGAGGCCGAGATGACCGACCTGATCGTCGAGCTGCGCTCGGCCACCGCCGGGGTCGGCACCTTCACCACCCGCTTCGATCACCGGGCCGAGCTGACGGGCCGCCCCGCCGACGCGGTGCTGGCGTGCCAGCCGGTGCGCAAGGCGGGGTGA
- a CDS encoding AsnC family transcriptional regulator: MLFEFTRRDGAPSAFNGSTFHVDQISRFGEGKNPIDVSHLIDKSYGYHSSRELRWHLAERFGLTPNAVAVREAH, from the coding sequence ATGTTGTTTGAATTTACCCGGCGCGACGGCGCGCCTTCCGCCTTCAATGGCTCTACCTTCCACGTCGACCAGATCAGCCGTTTCGGCGAGGGCAAGAACCCGATCGACGTGAGTCACCTGATCGACAAGAGCTACGGCTACCACTCCTCCCGCGAGCTGCGCTGGCACCTCGCCGAGCGCTTCGGCCTGACGCCGAACGCCGTGGCCGTGCGCGAAGCCCATTAA
- a CDS encoding cold-shock protein has translation MNTGTVKWFNDQKGFGFIQPDDGGKDVFVHISAVERAGLRGLVEGQKVSYELQADRRDSSKMSAVNLQVA, from the coding sequence GTGAATACTGGTACTGTCAAGTGGTTCAACGACCAGAAGGGCTTCGGCTTCATCCAGCCGGATGATGGCGGCAAGGACGTTTTCGTCCACATCTCCGCGGTGGAGCGGGCTGGCCTGCGCGGCCTCGTCGAGGGCCAGAAGGTCTCCTACGAGCTGCAGGCCGACCGGCGCGACAGCTCGAAGATGTCGGCCGTGAACCTGCAGGTCGCCTAA
- the cyoC gene encoding cytochrome o ubiquinol oxidase subunit III → MAHAHNAAADDGELHFYVTDDEHGHAEGGTMLGFWLYLMSDCLIFAILFATYGVLGRNYAAGPSGADLFDLKLVAVNTSMLLFSSITYGFAMLEMEKGDQRMTQRWLAITGAFGLCFIGLELYEFAHLIHEGATPQRSAFLSSFFTLVGTHGLHVTFGLIWLVTLMVQVHQRGLIPANKRRLMCLSMFWHFLDVIWIGVFTFVYLMGSLK, encoded by the coding sequence ATGGCCCACGCACACAACGCCGCAGCGGATGACGGCGAGCTGCACTTCTACGTCACGGACGACGAGCACGGCCACGCCGAGGGCGGGACCATGCTCGGGTTCTGGCTCTACCTGATGAGCGACTGCCTCATCTTCGCGATCCTGTTCGCGACGTACGGCGTCCTCGGCCGGAACTACGCGGCGGGTCCGTCCGGGGCGGACCTGTTCGACCTCAAGCTCGTGGCGGTGAACACCTCCATGCTGCTGTTCTCCTCCATCACCTATGGCTTCGCCATGCTGGAGATGGAGAAGGGCGACCAGCGGATGACGCAACGGTGGCTCGCGATCACCGGGGCCTTCGGCCTCTGCTTCATCGGCCTCGAGCTCTACGAGTTCGCCCACCTGATCCACGAGGGCGCCACGCCCCAGCGCAGCGCCTTCCTGTCCTCGTTCTTCACCCTGGTGGGGACGCACGGCCTGCACGTCACCTTCGGGTTGATCTGGCTCGTGACCCTGATGGTGCAGGTGCACCAGCGCGGCCTGATCCCGGCCAACAAGCGTCGGCTGATGTGCCTGAGCATGTTCTGGCACTTCCTCGACGTGATCTGGATCGGCGTCTTCACCTTCGTCTACCTGATGGGGTCCCTGAAATGA
- a CDS encoding SURF1 family protein encodes MPAGAVAPRSSSRPKRLLLLGLSLLATVLFLALGIWQVERRAWKLDLIARVEARLAAAPVPAPDRADWPRISREADKYRRVTATGRFLPDRAIRTMAVTEKGAGSWLLVPLVTASGDTILINRGFVPPDWQGSAGEGSVTVTGLLRLPEPGGGFLRSNDPAHDRWYSRDVAAIAAARNLGPVAPYFIDADASGNGPGRPVGGLTVVAFHNSHLVYALTWFGLALLSGYAVYRLLREPGMG; translated from the coding sequence ATGCCGGCCGGGGCGGTTGCGCCCCGGTCCTCCTCAAGGCCCAAGCGCCTCCTCCTGCTCGGGCTCTCGCTCCTGGCGACGGTCCTGTTCCTCGCCCTCGGCATCTGGCAGGTCGAGCGCCGGGCCTGGAAGCTCGACCTCATCGCCCGGGTCGAGGCGCGGCTCGCCGCGGCCCCCGTCCCGGCGCCCGACCGGGCCGACTGGCCCAGGATTTCTCGCGAGGCCGACAAGTATCGCCGCGTCACGGCGACCGGCCGCTTCCTGCCCGACCGGGCAATCCGCACGATGGCGGTGACCGAGAAGGGCGCCGGCTCCTGGCTCCTCGTGCCCCTCGTCACCGCATCCGGCGACACGATCCTGATCAATCGCGGCTTCGTGCCTCCCGACTGGCAGGGCTCGGCCGGGGAGGGGAGCGTGACGGTGACGGGCCTCCTGCGCCTGCCTGAGCCCGGCGGCGGCTTCCTGCGCAGCAACGATCCGGCCCATGACCGCTGGTATTCGCGCGATGTCGCGGCGATCGCGGCGGCGCGGAACTTGGGCCCGGTGGCGCCCTACTTCATCGACGCGGATGCCTCCGGCAACGGGCCGGGCCGGCCGGTGGGCGGGCTCACCGTGGTGGCGTTCCACAACAGCCACTTGGTCTATGCGCTGACCTGGTTCGGGCTCGCCCTGTTGTCGGGCTATGCCGTGTACCGGCTGCTGCGGGAGCCGGGGATGGGGTGA
- a CDS encoding TRAP transporter substrate-binding protein: MLSLTRRALASGTALLLLSGAALAQAPIVIKFSHVVAPDTPKGRGADKFKELAEKYTNGKVKVEVYPNSQLFKDKEEVEALQLGAVQMLAPSLAKFGPLGAKEFEVFDLPYILPDKAALRRVTDGALGKRLFDKLQSKGITGLAYWDNGFKVMSANKPLRMPADFRGLKMRIQSSKVLEAQFRALGAIPQVMAFSEVYQGMQTGVVDGSENTPSNMFTQKHHEVQKYITLSDHGYIGYAVITNKKFWDGLPAEIRTELDKAMTEATTYANQVADKDNADALDEMKKSGKTTFITLTADEKAAWKAALEPVTADMAKRVGKDVIEEFQKEAKGGTQ; encoded by the coding sequence ATGCTGAGTCTGACCCGCCGCGCGCTTGCCAGCGGCACCGCCCTGCTGCTCCTGTCGGGGGCGGCCCTGGCGCAGGCGCCGATCGTGATCAAGTTCAGCCACGTCGTTGCGCCGGACACACCGAAGGGCCGCGGTGCCGACAAGTTCAAGGAACTGGCGGAGAAGTACACCAACGGCAAGGTCAAGGTCGAGGTCTACCCGAACTCCCAATTGTTCAAGGACAAGGAGGAGGTCGAGGCGCTGCAGCTCGGCGCGGTGCAGATGCTGGCGCCGTCGCTGGCGAAGTTCGGGCCGCTCGGCGCCAAGGAATTCGAGGTCTTCGACCTGCCCTACATCCTGCCCGACAAGGCGGCCCTGCGCCGGGTCACCGACGGAGCGCTCGGCAAGCGGCTGTTCGACAAGCTGCAATCGAAGGGCATCACCGGGCTCGCCTACTGGGACAACGGCTTCAAGGTGATGAGCGCCAACAAGCCGCTGCGGATGCCGGCGGATTTCCGCGGCCTGAAGATGCGGATCCAGTCCTCGAAGGTGCTGGAGGCGCAGTTCCGCGCGCTCGGCGCGATCCCGCAAGTGATGGCCTTCTCGGAGGTCTACCAGGGCATGCAGACCGGCGTGGTCGACGGCTCGGAGAACACGCCCTCGAACATGTTCACCCAGAAGCACCACGAGGTGCAGAAATACATCACCCTGTCCGATCACGGCTATATCGGCTACGCGGTGATCACCAACAAGAAGTTCTGGGACGGGCTGCCGGCCGAGATCCGCACCGAGCTCGACAAGGCGATGACGGAGGCGACCACCTACGCCAACCAGGTCGCCGACAAGGACAATGCCGACGCCCTCGACGAGATGAAGAAGTCGGGCAAGACCACCTTCATCACGTTGACCGCGGACGAGAAGGCGGCCTGGAAGGCGGCGCTCGAGCCGGTCACCGCCGACATGGCCAAGCGCGTCGGCAAGGACGTGATCGAGGAATTCCAGAAGGAGGCCAAGGGCGGGACGCAGTAG
- the ugpA gene encoding sn-glycerol-3-phosphate ABC transporter permease UgpA, with amino-acid sequence MGPERITFGGRLLPAALIAPQLLIVGLFFYWPAVQAVWQSFQMQDAFGLSTEFVWFDNYRALFADPAYYQALVTTLVFAAAVAGLSLSFALLLAVMADREIRGSGIYRTLLIWPYAVAPAVAGVLFGFLFQPGLGLIARGLNGIGIPWNPLLDGNHAMILVVMAAAWKQVSYNFLFFLAGLQAIPGSVIEAAAIDGAGPARRFWTIVFPLLSPTTFFLMVVNVVYAFCETFGVIDVLTHGGPGRATQTLVYKVYQDGRIGADLGGSAAQSVVLMAIVIGLTAIQFRYVEKRVAY; translated from the coding sequence ATGGGACCCGAACGCATCACCTTCGGAGGCCGGCTGCTGCCGGCGGCGCTGATCGCGCCGCAGCTCCTCATCGTCGGCCTGTTCTTCTACTGGCCGGCCGTGCAGGCGGTCTGGCAGTCGTTCCAGATGCAGGACGCGTTCGGGCTCTCGACGGAGTTCGTCTGGTTCGACAATTACCGGGCCCTGTTCGCGGACCCGGCCTATTACCAGGCCCTCGTCACCACGCTGGTCTTCGCCGCGGCGGTGGCGGGGCTGTCCTTGAGCTTCGCGCTGCTGCTCGCCGTGATGGCCGACCGGGAGATCCGGGGCTCCGGGATCTACCGCACCCTCTTGATCTGGCCCTATGCCGTGGCGCCCGCCGTGGCGGGCGTGCTGTTCGGCTTCCTGTTCCAGCCCGGCCTCGGGCTGATCGCCCGCGGCCTCAACGGGATCGGCATCCCGTGGAACCCGCTGCTCGACGGGAACCACGCCATGATCCTGGTGGTGATGGCGGCGGCCTGGAAGCAGGTCTCGTATAATTTCCTGTTCTTCCTCGCCGGCCTCCAGGCGATCCCCGGCAGCGTGATTGAGGCGGCGGCGATCGACGGCGCGGGTCCTGCGCGGCGGTTCTGGACCATCGTCTTCCCGCTGCTCTCGCCGACCACGTTCTTCCTGATGGTCGTCAACGTCGTCTACGCCTTCTGCGAGACGTTCGGCGTCATCGACGTGCTCACCCATGGCGGCCCGGGCCGGGCGACCCAGACCCTCGTCTACAAGGTCTACCAGGACGGCCGCATCGGCGCCGATCTCGGCGGCTCGGCGGCGCAGTCGGTGGTGCTGATGGCGATCGTGATCGGGCTGACGGCGATCCAGTTCCGGTATGTCGAGAAGCGGGTGGCGTATTGA
- the cyoD gene encoding cytochrome o ubiquinol oxidase subunit IV — MSARAPVSDDVHVEVVHDHHEAGHGSRREYITGFVLSVILTAIPFWLVMAGVFTDPRVTSFVIMAFAVAQIVVHMVYFLHMNARSEGGWTMMALIFTVVLVVIALSGSLWVMYHLNANMMPMSPGDMRTMP, encoded by the coding sequence ATGAGCGCCCGCGCTCCCGTCTCCGACGATGTCCACGTCGAGGTCGTCCACGACCACCACGAGGCCGGCCACGGCAGCCGGAGGGAATACATCACCGGCTTCGTCCTGTCGGTGATCCTGACGGCGATCCCGTTCTGGCTGGTGATGGCCGGGGTCTTCACCGACCCGCGGGTGACCTCGTTCGTCATCATGGCCTTCGCGGTGGCGCAGATCGTGGTCCACATGGTCTACTTCCTGCACATGAACGCGCGCTCGGAAGGCGGCTGGACCATGATGGCGCTGATCTTCACCGTCGTGCTGGTGGTGATCGCGCTCTCGGGCTCGCTCTGGGTGATGTACCACCTCAACGCCAACATGATGCCGATGTCGCCGGGCGACATGCGCACCATGCCGTGA